GGTGAAGGGATACAGCCGACCCACAAAATCGAATCCAGCCCAGCCGCCCCCTACAGCTTCTCGATCTGCCGGTCGATCGCCTTGCGCGCCCGCTCGTTACGCTCGCTGTAGCGGTCGTTCAGGTAATCGGTGCGGCCGCGCAGCAGCAGGGTGAACTTGAACAGCTCTTCCATCACGTCGACCACGCGGTCGTAGTAGGCGGAGGGACGCATGCGCCCGGCGTCGTCGAACTCCTTGTAGGCCATCGGCACCGAGGACTGGTTCGGGATCGTGACCATGCGCATCCAGCGTCCCAGCAGGCGCAGGGTGTTCACCACGTTGAACGATTGCGAGCCGCCGCAGACCTGCATCACCGCCAGCGTGCGGCCCTGGCTCGGGCGGATCGCGCCCTGCTCGAGCGGAATCCAGTCGATCTGGTTCTTCATCACGGCCGTGATCGCGCCGTGGCGCTCCGGGCTGCACCATACCTGGCCTTCCGACCACAGGCACAGCTCGCGCAGTTCGACCACCTTCGGGTGGGTCTCGGGTACGCTGCCGACCATGGGCAGCTCGGTCGGGTCGAAGATCTTCACGTCGGCGCCGAAATGCTCGAGGATGCGCGCCGCTTCCCAGGTCAGGAAGCGGCTGAAGGAGCGTTCGCGCAAGGAGCCGTACAGCAGCAGGATGCGCGGCGGATGGTCCATGTCAGCGCTGGGTTCCAGCTTGCCGAGGGTAGGCAGGTCCAGCAGCGCTGGCTTGATGTTGGGGAGGTTTGACATCGGCTCATCCATGCTTGATCTCCGGGGCGTGTTCGGTGTCGGTAAAGTCGCTGCGCGCCACCGTGCCGGCCACCGAGGCTTCGCGGTGCGCCGTCGGGTACAGCCAGCAGAACAGCGGCGTCGCGGTGGCGGCGCCCAGCAGCTGCGCCACGATGAAGCCGAATGCATCGGCGGGGCGGATGCCGGCGAAGGTGTCAGTGGCGCTGCGCGCGAGGGTCACCGCGGG
This window of the Massilia sp. WG5 genome carries:
- the arsH gene encoding arsenical resistance protein ArsH — encoded protein: MSNLPNIKPALLDLPTLGKLEPSADMDHPPRILLLYGSLRERSFSRFLTWEAARILEHFGADVKIFDPTELPMVGSVPETHPKVVELRELCLWSEGQVWCSPERHGAITAVMKNQIDWIPLEQGAIRPSQGRTLAVMQVCGGSQSFNVVNTLRLLGRWMRMVTIPNQSSVPMAYKEFDDAGRMRPSAYYDRVVDVMEELFKFTLLLRGRTDYLNDRYSERNERARKAIDRQIEKL